A region from the Phycisphaeraceae bacterium genome encodes:
- a CDS encoding metallophosphoesterase family protein produces the protein MPASLEGLRIAHLTDLHIERPRQRHQRIIKELALCRPDLIFFTGDYMSYSGDEQVAMTQMEQITRGLRPPHGIYGVFGNHDTLEFRTMAKNLPVKWLVNESHVMPELGIELLGLDMDRGHLTDVTRLVCDWHAKSATSSSERPLLRLMLAHMHTFLPAAGDLGVDIMFCGHTHGGQCRLPGGFALRNSSDLPLSLTSGIFRHQNTLAAVSRGLGEVNLPFRLFCPPHLPVYTLRRGIGLGEHTYEVRRLRKW, from the coding sequence TTGCCTGCCTCGCTCGAAGGTCTGCGCATCGCCCACCTGACCGACCTGCATATCGAGCGTCCTCGTCAGAGACATCAGCGGATCATTAAGGAACTGGCACTTTGTCGTCCTGACCTGATTTTTTTTACCGGCGACTACATGAGTTACTCCGGCGATGAGCAGGTCGCCATGACGCAGATGGAGCAGATTACCCGCGGCCTGCGTCCGCCGCACGGCATCTACGGCGTCTTCGGAAATCATGACACGCTTGAGTTCCGAACAATGGCAAAAAATCTACCCGTCAAATGGCTGGTCAATGAATCACATGTGATGCCGGAGCTTGGAATCGAATTGCTCGGCCTGGATATGGATCGCGGTCACCTGACTGATGTGACCCGCCTGGTCTGCGACTGGCATGCGAAGTCGGCCACATCATCATCGGAGCGACCGCTGCTGCGTCTCATGCTCGCTCATATGCATACGTTCCTGCCTGCCGCGGGTGATCTGGGGGTTGACATCATGTTCTGTGGTCACACGCATGGCGGTCAGTGCCGACTACCGGGAGGATTCGCGCTGCGCAATTCATCCGATCTGCCGCTGAGTTTAACCAGCGGAATCTTTCGACATCAAAACACGCTTGCGGCGGTGTCACGCGGCCTGGGGGAGGTGAATCTGCCGTTCCGTCTTTTCTGTCCGCCGCATTTGCCGGTCTATACGCTTCGCCGTGGTATCGGCCTGGGAGAGCACACGTATGAAGTGCGGAGGCTGCGGAAGTGGTGA
- a CDS encoding ABC transporter permease: protein MKAARIILPPAVALLGAIVLWEIVVRVSGVAPTMLPGPLRVWQAFLESQAPLWRAAWISAQAAIAGFLLAGLLGVIAAIFLSSSRLVERAFYPFTIFLQTVPLVAIAPLVLVWCGPGKLPVIVLALVVSIFPVIANTLIGLRSVDPALHDMFKLYGASPWARLFKLKLPSALPSIFTGLRIAAGLAVIGTIVGESVASFIGHDAGLGMIVLGSSRVARTDYLFAAVVMASLLGLVLFGTVNLTGYLLLRRWHASAQERE, encoded by the coding sequence ATGAAGGCAGCCCGGATCATCCTGCCGCCTGCCGTTGCATTGTTGGGCGCGATCGTGCTGTGGGAAATCGTGGTGCGCGTGTCCGGTGTCGCTCCGACGATGCTTCCCGGCCCGTTACGGGTGTGGCAGGCTTTTTTAGAGTCGCAGGCCCCGTTATGGCGTGCTGCATGGATTAGCGCGCAGGCGGCGATCGCAGGATTTCTGCTGGCAGGATTGCTCGGTGTGATTGCTGCGATTTTTCTTTCGAGCAGCCGTCTGGTGGAAAGGGCGTTTTATCCCTTCACCATTTTTCTCCAGACCGTGCCGCTGGTCGCCATTGCGCCGCTGGTACTCGTCTGGTGTGGGCCAGGCAAGCTGCCGGTAATCGTCCTGGCACTGGTGGTGTCGATTTTCCCCGTGATCGCCAACACGCTCATCGGCCTGCGTTCCGTGGACCCGGCATTGCATGACATGTTCAAACTCTACGGTGCCTCACCCTGGGCGCGACTTTTCAAGCTCAAACTTCCATCCGCACTACCGAGTATTTTTACCGGCTTGCGCATCGCTGCCGGGTTGGCGGTCATTGGTACGATCGTCGGTGAATCGGTGGCGAGCTTCATTGGGCATGATGCGGGGCTGGGAATGATCGTGCTGGGCAGCTCGCGGGTGGCTCGCACTGATTATCTCTTTGCCGCGGTGGTGATGGCGTCCCTGCTCGGTCTGGTCTTGTTTGGAACCGTGAACCTCACGGGATATCTTCTGCTGCGTCGCTGGCATGCATCGGCACAGGAGCGGGAATAG
- a CDS encoding type II secretion system protein, which yields MRSFVIDQYDPVAGDKAPLCGNKSCGRPSSTARRSSAGNPRVSGFTLIELLVVISIIALLIAMLLPVLRNARDAGKQLVCASNMRQVATAALAYTNEYKEQLPPFTDNGGPPWYARYIYLVLSPYVGFDWQSEWATTARFLAWRKGRNVYWCPGISPDEQDSRFLDGSIWTYYYSTYGYNLNISPDYNVKFRKITEYSGHESSSVLFYEWRIKQLSEGGVFLWDPYISSPVVQMNLWSQFIIDKPAHNGRNYFSFMDGHVQGVKTRLTYSDYITNEMRWLP from the coding sequence ATGCGATCATTTGTCATCGACCAATACGATCCGGTTGCAGGAGACAAGGCTCCGCTGTGCGGCAACAAGTCGTGTGGAAGACCAAGCTCGACAGCGAGGCGCAGCTCCGCTGGCAACCCGCGCGTAAGCGGATTCACGCTCATTGAGCTGCTTGTAGTCATCTCGATTATCGCATTGCTGATTGCGATGCTTTTACCTGTATTGCGTAACGCCAGGGATGCGGGTAAGCAACTGGTGTGCGCATCGAACATGAGGCAGGTAGCGACGGCAGCACTGGCTTACACCAACGAATACAAAGAACAACTACCGCCGTTCACCGACAACGGCGGTCCGCCATGGTATGCGCGATACATCTACCTGGTGCTCTCGCCGTACGTAGGTTTCGACTGGCAATCCGAATGGGCGACGACCGCCAGATTCCTGGCGTGGCGTAAAGGACGCAACGTCTATTGGTGCCCGGGAATTTCGCCCGATGAGCAGGACTCCCGCTTCCTCGACGGCAGCATCTGGACGTATTACTACTCGACCTATGGCTACAACCTCAACATCTCCCCGGATTACAACGTCAAGTTTCGGAAAATCACCGAATACTCCGGGCATGAATCATCGAGCGTGCTCTTTTACGAATGGCGCATCAAACAACTCAGCGAGGGCGGGGTCTTTTTGTGGGATCCCTACATCTCATCCCCAGTGGTTCAGATGAACCTTTGGTCGCAGTTCATTATTGACAAGCCCGCACACAATGGACGGAACTATTTCAGTTTCATGGACGGCCATGTACAGGGAGTCAAAACCCGTCTCACCTACAGCGACTACATCACCAACGAAATGCGCTGGCTGCCGTAG
- the pilM gene encoding pilus assembly protein PilM, translating to MSMAFGWSKTRYSPIAVDFGADSIKLLQVIPSDPPQVITAASAEIPEHARLDPTARYAFFVEALKSLLKSQPFKGNRAILSIPAYHTLATHLQIARVEHEDFDAQIGLQLRQRLNVDPSRMVIRHFDVCQVVRDGSPKQEVICFAASRDAVMRHVESAQRAKLDVVSMTCEPLAILKAFGHLYAANRAEERTTCFIDIGGAATKVIIAHGGQMVFAKTIHAAGDHLTRERAKRDNTSFMDARAARYNEAGGKALPAAQPVPEPVAVGGGDPTGGAFALIDTQIAAERKASGALPDAAPAPRSAPAAQADVASDTLDCLIDELQLCVRYHQSLFPGRTIEKLVFLGGEARHVGTCQKIARSLRIGAQLGDPLARLLRVNQAGPGKGVDINQPQPGWAVPLGLCLSEEPGNKG from the coding sequence TTGTCAATGGCATTTGGATGGAGCAAAACCCGCTACTCGCCGATCGCGGTGGATTTCGGCGCAGACTCGATCAAACTGCTTCAGGTCATTCCCAGCGATCCGCCGCAGGTCATTACCGCGGCCAGTGCGGAAATCCCTGAGCACGCGAGACTGGACCCGACAGCACGTTACGCATTCTTTGTCGAAGCTCTCAAGTCACTGCTCAAGTCCCAGCCGTTCAAAGGTAATCGGGCGATCCTCTCGATCCCCGCGTATCACACGCTGGCGACCCATCTTCAGATTGCGCGAGTCGAACACGAAGACTTCGATGCTCAGATTGGCCTTCAGCTTCGGCAACGGCTCAATGTCGATCCGTCTCGCATGGTCATCCGTCATTTTGATGTCTGCCAGGTTGTGCGTGACGGCTCCCCTAAGCAGGAAGTCATCTGCTTTGCAGCCAGCCGTGATGCTGTCATGCGACATGTTGAGAGTGCCCAGCGGGCAAAACTCGATGTCGTCAGCATGACCTGTGAGCCGCTGGCAATCCTCAAAGCATTCGGCCACCTTTACGCGGCCAATCGTGCTGAGGAACGCACGACGTGTTTCATCGACATCGGCGGGGCGGCGACCAAAGTCATCATCGCGCACGGCGGACAGATGGTATTCGCCAAGACCATTCACGCTGCGGGCGATCACCTCACCCGCGAACGCGCCAAACGTGACAACACAAGTTTCATGGACGCTCGCGCAGCGAGGTACAACGAGGCGGGCGGTAAAGCGTTGCCTGCTGCACAGCCTGTGCCCGAACCAGTGGCTGTCGGTGGCGGTGATCCGACGGGTGGTGCGTTTGCCCTCATCGACACCCAGATCGCTGCTGAGCGAAAGGCGTCAGGCGCTTTACCCGATGCGGCACCCGCTCCGCGATCCGCACCGGCTGCGCAAGCAGACGTTGCCAGCGACACACTTGATTGCCTCATTGATGAGCTTCAACTCTGTGTGCGGTATCACCAGAGTCTGTTCCCCGGCCGCACCATTGAGAAACTCGTCTTTCTTGGCGGTGAAGCCCGGCATGTGGGTACCTGTCAGAAAATCGCCAGGTCACTGCGCATCGGCGCACAACTGGGTGATCCATTAGCTCGACTGCTGCGTGTTAATCAGGCCGGTCCGGGCAAAGGGGTGGACATCAATCAACCTCAACCGGGATGGGCTGTACCGCTGGGGCTGTGCCTCAGTGAAGAACCCGGCAATAAAGGGTGA
- a CDS encoding ABC transporter ATP-binding protein, producing MTLHNNITHMPGDESITNKGGIGVTLRDVERRFDDQTVAFQGINLEVNSGEFVALLGPSGCGKSTLLRLVAGLDRPQKGTVSLGGRHMDATTGRSDLAFVFQDAQLLPWRNVLGNVALPLELQGIDKVQREAAAQRAIAEVGLNEAIRRYPAQLSGGMKMRVSLARALVTQPRLLLLDEPFAALDEMTRHRLDEQLRDLWNRLNMTVLFVTHSITEAVYLAQRAVVLSKRPARIVADERFDLPRERTHVLREDQAFSRWTAKVYKILEREGA from the coding sequence ATGACGCTTCACAACAATATCACTCACATGCCCGGGGACGAGTCCATAACTAATAAGGGTGGTATCGGCGTCACGCTGCGCGATGTCGAGCGGCGGTTTGATGACCAGACTGTGGCTTTTCAGGGCATCAATCTTGAAGTCAACTCCGGTGAGTTCGTGGCATTGCTGGGGCCTTCGGGTTGTGGTAAGTCCACGTTGCTCCGTCTTGTAGCGGGTCTGGATCGGCCGCAGAAGGGAACGGTTTCGCTGGGTGGCCGACATATGGACGCGACGACGGGGCGGTCGGACCTCGCATTCGTTTTTCAGGATGCACAATTATTACCCTGGCGTAACGTCCTTGGGAATGTCGCGCTGCCATTAGAGTTGCAAGGTATTGATAAGGTGCAGCGCGAAGCTGCCGCACAACGCGCGATCGCAGAGGTCGGTCTCAACGAAGCGATCCGCCGATATCCCGCTCAACTCTCCGGCGGTATGAAGATGCGTGTCTCGCTGGCGCGGGCATTAGTAACACAGCCGCGATTGCTTTTGCTTGACGAGCCTTTTGCCGCCCTTGATGAAATGACGCGCCACCGACTCGATGAGCAGCTTCGTGATCTGTGGAACCGACTGAATATGACCGTACTCTTTGTCACGCATTCGATCACCGAGGCTGTGTATCTCGCGCAGCGGGCGGTTGTGTTGTCAAAGCGTCCGGCACGGATTGTGGCTGATGAGCGGTTCGACCTGCCGAGGGAACGGACTCATGTGCTTCGCGAGGATCAGGCCTTTTCTCGCTGGACAGCCAAGGTTTACAAAATACTCGAACGAGAAGGAGCTTGA
- the hslU gene encoding ATP-dependent protease ATPase subunit HslU yields MHDLTPSRIVTELDRYIIGQAAAKRAVAVAIRNRWRRRQLGASMAREIYPKNIILIGPTGVGKTEIARRMAQLTGAPFLKVEASKFTEVGYHGRDVESMVRDLLEQGIAMVRAEQSKLVAQRAQQAVRDRILDLLLPLGTSDSDDAVPSPARQRLAEQLDAGSLETRQIELTITRRSSPSAMFANMGLDQMDPEMANVFDRLMPEQVKRRRVTIAEARRILAEQETEKLVDQEKLIAEAITRTEQDGIIFLDEIDKIAAPSGKANNGGGPDVSRQGVQRDLLPIVEGSAVSTRHGVVNTDHILFIAAGAFHMAAVSDLMPELQGRFPVRVELSALGRDEFVRILTEPGNALTRQQQSLLAVEGIDVEFEPRAIEAMADLAAKANSKLENIGARRLMTIVEKLFEQVNFEAPEMAARGETRLVVTPDMVSRHVGSYLKDQGVSRFAL; encoded by the coding sequence ATGCATGACTTGACTCCCAGTCGAATTGTCACGGAGCTTGACCGTTACATCATCGGCCAGGCCGCAGCCAAGCGGGCCGTCGCCGTCGCCATTCGTAACCGCTGGCGGCGACGACAGCTCGGCGCATCCATGGCTCGTGAGATTTACCCCAAAAACATCATCCTCATCGGCCCCACCGGGGTGGGTAAAACCGAAATCGCCCGACGCATGGCCCAGCTTACCGGTGCCCCCTTCCTTAAGGTTGAAGCCAGCAAGTTCACCGAGGTGGGATACCACGGACGGGATGTCGAATCCATGGTCCGCGATCTACTCGAACAGGGCATCGCCATGGTTCGCGCTGAGCAAAGCAAGCTCGTCGCTCAGCGAGCTCAGCAGGCAGTCCGCGATCGAATCCTCGATTTGCTGTTACCGCTGGGTACTTCGGATTCCGATGATGCCGTCCCATCCCCCGCCCGTCAGCGACTGGCGGAACAGCTCGATGCCGGCTCACTGGAAACACGTCAGATCGAGTTGACAATTACTCGCCGCTCCTCGCCATCGGCCATGTTCGCAAACATGGGTCTCGATCAGATGGACCCGGAGATGGCTAACGTCTTTGACCGGCTTATGCCCGAACAGGTTAAACGTCGGCGTGTGACCATCGCTGAAGCCCGACGTATTCTCGCAGAACAGGAAACCGAAAAACTTGTCGATCAGGAAAAGCTCATCGCCGAGGCCATCACCCGCACCGAACAGGATGGCATCATCTTCCTCGACGAGATCGACAAGATCGCGGCTCCGTCAGGGAAAGCCAACAACGGCGGCGGGCCGGATGTCTCCCGGCAAGGTGTGCAGCGCGACCTGCTGCCGATCGTCGAAGGCTCCGCAGTCAGCACTCGTCACGGCGTGGTGAACACGGACCACATCCTTTTCATCGCGGCTGGTGCTTTTCACATGGCGGCTGTCAGTGATCTAATGCCCGAACTTCAGGGACGCTTTCCTGTCCGTGTCGAGCTTTCCGCACTTGGGCGCGACGAGTTCGTCCGCATCCTCACGGAACCCGGCAATGCTCTGACACGCCAACAACAATCGCTGCTGGCGGTCGAGGGGATCGATGTCGAGTTTGAACCGCGAGCGATCGAAGCCATGGCGGATCTGGCTGCGAAAGCCAATTCCAAACTCGAAAACATTGGCGCCCGTCGGTTGATGACCATCGTCGAAAAGCTCTTTGAGCAGGTGAACTTTGAAGCACCCGAAATGGCTGCACGCGGCGAGACCAGACTCGTAGTCACGCCGGACATGGTCTCCCGTCATGTCGGCTCGTATCTGAAGGATCAGGGGGTGAGCCGTTTTGCTCTCTAA
- a CDS encoding ABC transporter substrate-binding protein, producing MTLLKHCFVAASLIGSLLLMGCDYNAEPPTVTDSASPAATLDKVSLQLNWFPEPEFGGIYEAERAGIFKKYGLEVTILQGGPNVPAVQLVTSGRVDMGIAAADEVINFRLQGDDLVAIFATYQTSPQGIMVHDSNPAGSIPELLAAGGDIAVQPEIAYVKYFEKKYDVSKIRFIAYDGGVAQFLNNPAYVQQCFVFSEPVAAKQQGAKPKVFLIADTGFNPYTAVVVTRGEFLKKNHEIAARFAAALAEGWRAYLDNPAPANEMMAKLNPNMDLKTFAQAAEAQKPLIENQETAEHGLGSMSKERWIELSKQLVEIGIAKHTVEPEKCFVNLK from the coding sequence ATGACATTACTCAAGCATTGCTTCGTCGCTGCCTCATTGATAGGCAGCCTGCTGCTGATGGGCTGTGATTACAACGCGGAGCCGCCTACCGTCACCGATTCAGCGTCTCCGGCTGCGACGTTAGATAAGGTCAGTCTCCAGCTCAACTGGTTTCCTGAACCGGAGTTTGGCGGGATCTATGAAGCCGAGCGGGCCGGCATCTTCAAAAAGTATGGCCTGGAAGTGACGATCCTTCAGGGCGGGCCCAACGTCCCAGCGGTGCAATTGGTCACCAGCGGACGTGTTGATATGGGCATCGCAGCCGCCGATGAGGTGATTAACTTCCGACTTCAGGGCGACGATCTGGTAGCGATCTTTGCCACCTATCAGACTTCACCGCAAGGCATCATGGTTCACGACAGCAATCCCGCCGGATCGATTCCCGAACTTCTGGCGGCTGGCGGAGACATCGCGGTCCAACCTGAGATCGCTTATGTCAAATACTTCGAGAAAAAATATGACGTGTCCAAGATTCGCTTCATCGCCTACGACGGCGGGGTGGCGCAGTTTCTCAATAATCCCGCATACGTGCAGCAGTGCTTTGTTTTCTCCGAACCGGTCGCGGCCAAGCAACAAGGCGCAAAGCCTAAGGTCTTTCTCATTGCCGACACGGGGTTCAATCCATATACAGCGGTGGTGGTGACACGTGGTGAGTTCTTGAAGAAAAATCACGAGATTGCTGCGAGATTCGCTGCGGCATTGGCGGAGGGGTGGCGGGCGTACCTCGATAATCCCGCCCCCGCCAATGAAATGATGGCCAAACTGAACCCGAATATGGATCTCAAAACATTCGCCCAGGCTGCCGAGGCCCAGAAGCCGCTCATTGAAAATCAGGAAACCGCTGAGCATGGGCTGGGTTCGATGAGTAAGGAACGCTGGATCGAGTTGAGCAAGCAGCTTGTCGAGATCGGCATCGCAAAACACACGGTTGAGCCGGAGAAGTGTTTTGTAAATCTGAAATGA
- a CDS encoding YifB family Mg chelatase-like AAA ATPase, translating into MLAQVHSFVLQGIDPIRCEVEVDVADRGLARTAIVGLPDAAVKESLDRVRSAIMNSGFPFPMTRMLVNLAPADIRKEGPSFDLPIAVGLLLAEQAIQTEAHKRLLFAGELALDGRLRPVNGVINLAILAHKLEMRGIVVPMDNASEAAAVGGIEVIPADTLTSVVGYLNGTHEIEPQPPVDFEATLASHPTPVDFADIRGQEAAKRAMMIAAAGSHNILMIGPAGTGKTMMAKALPGILPLLSRDEALEVTRIYSCVGQVPKGQSLMVQRPVRTPHHTASTIAVIGGGTIPRPGEVSLSHHGVLFLDEMPEFPRSVLETLRQPLEDGCVTIARAHSSIRFPARFQLVAAMNPTPKGGKPQDAFEQKAMDKYLARLSGPLIDRIDIHVEVPAVPHRQLMGETRGTDSATMRSRVMAARQTQVKRNGSATRPNSGLSGKELDRYAKLDASGQELLKQAMTELGLSARAYDKVRRVARTIADLEDRIDIESHHVAEAVGYRLLDRQK; encoded by the coding sequence ATGCTGGCCCAGGTCCACAGCTTTGTTCTGCAAGGCATTGATCCGATCCGTTGTGAAGTCGAAGTGGATGTCGCGGATCGAGGTCTCGCCAGAACGGCCATCGTCGGTCTGCCTGACGCCGCGGTGAAAGAATCACTCGACCGTGTGCGGTCAGCGATCATGAATTCGGGCTTCCCGTTTCCCATGACGCGAATGCTCGTGAACCTTGCGCCGGCGGACATCCGTAAAGAGGGGCCAAGTTTCGATCTGCCCATCGCTGTCGGACTGTTGCTGGCGGAACAGGCGATTCAAACCGAAGCGCATAAGCGATTGCTTTTCGCAGGCGAGTTGGCACTCGACGGCAGACTTCGGCCGGTCAATGGCGTGATTAACCTGGCGATCCTTGCGCACAAGCTGGAGATGCGAGGAATCGTCGTACCAATGGATAACGCGAGTGAAGCTGCTGCCGTCGGCGGCATCGAGGTGATTCCCGCTGACACACTCACGTCGGTCGTGGGTTATCTCAACGGTACGCACGAGATCGAGCCGCAACCGCCGGTGGATTTCGAGGCTACGCTTGCGAGCCATCCTACGCCGGTGGATTTTGCTGATATCCGGGGTCAGGAGGCAGCGAAGCGTGCGATGATGATCGCCGCTGCCGGGTCGCACAATATTTTGATGATCGGCCCGGCAGGCACCGGCAAGACCATGATGGCCAAGGCTCTGCCGGGGATCCTGCCGTTGCTTTCACGAGATGAAGCCCTTGAGGTCACGCGGATTTATTCATGCGTGGGGCAGGTACCCAAGGGACAATCGCTGATGGTGCAGCGACCTGTACGCACCCCGCACCACACCGCCAGCACCATCGCGGTCATAGGAGGCGGAACCATTCCACGGCCCGGTGAGGTGAGCCTGTCGCATCATGGCGTGCTTTTTCTGGATGAGATGCCGGAGTTTCCACGATCAGTGCTTGAGACGCTCCGTCAGCCTCTCGAAGACGGCTGCGTGACTATCGCGCGGGCGCATAGTTCGATCCGCTTTCCAGCTCGGTTTCAACTTGTCGCAGCGATGAATCCGACACCCAAGGGCGGCAAACCGCAGGATGCGTTCGAGCAGAAGGCAATGGATAAATATCTCGCCCGACTCAGCGGGCCGTTGATTGACCGCATTGATATTCACGTTGAAGTTCCGGCTGTGCCGCATCGTCAACTCATGGGCGAAACGCGAGGCACAGACTCAGCGACGATGAGAAGCCGTGTGATGGCTGCGCGTCAGACACAGGTAAAACGAAACGGCAGCGCGACCCGCCCCAATTCCGGATTGTCGGGCAAGGAACTGGACCGCTACGCCAAGCTTGACGCATCAGGTCAGGAATTACTCAAGCAGGCGATGACGGAACTGGGACTTTCCGCCCGTGCGTATGACAAGGTCCGTCGCGTCGCGCGGACGATCGCAGACCTCGAAGACCGGATAGATATTGAATCTCATCACGTCGCCGAAGCGGTTGGTTATCGCTTGCTCGACAGGCAGAAGTAA
- a CDS encoding helix-turn-helix domain-containing protein: MAKMFYTIEETAEKLKLSTDQVREMATSGKLQQFRDRDKLMFKREQVDNLAGGESDPNDESSIPLASSGDTDAISLTDEKPPRKEDPRQATGVSVFDSSEVEHADPMAQTQVTTPIADQEQLALESVGSGSGLLDLTRESDDTSLGAELLDEIYPGGEGGGAAKGASVPGSSGVFDGAIALESGASGLENLQPNDTAQVAMVNMTPEEEVYDPAGSGMTTGALLVATFILIVGLFLASSAVVDVPSKITAAMAGANVLVYAGIAIVVALVFAAAGFFIGKTQK; the protein is encoded by the coding sequence ATGGCAAAGATGTTTTACACAATCGAAGAAACCGCTGAGAAGCTCAAACTCAGCACCGATCAGGTGCGCGAGATGGCGACCTCCGGCAAGCTCCAGCAGTTCCGTGACCGTGACAAACTCATGTTCAAGCGCGAACAGGTGGACAACCTCGCCGGCGGTGAGAGCGACCCTAATGACGAAAGCTCCATCCCCCTGGCCAGTAGCGGCGACACCGATGCCATCAGCCTCACCGATGAAAAACCTCCTCGCAAGGAAGACCCGCGACAGGCGACCGGCGTGAGCGTGTTCGATTCCAGCGAAGTGGAACATGCCGACCCGATGGCACAGACGCAGGTCACAACTCCGATCGCGGATCAGGAGCAACTCGCGCTGGAGAGCGTCGGCTCAGGCAGCGGTCTGCTCGATCTGACCCGCGAGAGCGACGACACCAGTCTCGGCGCTGAACTGCTGGATGAAATCTATCCGGGCGGCGAAGGCGGCGGCGCAGCCAAGGGTGCTTCGGTACCCGGGTCATCAGGTGTATTCGACGGCGCGATCGCGCTGGAATCCGGTGCCAGCGGTTTGGAAAACCTGCAACCCAACGACACTGCTCAGGTCGCCATGGTGAACATGACGCCTGAAGAAGAGGTGTACGATCCAGCAGGCAGCGGCATGACTACCGGCGCACTGCTGGTGGCCACTTTCATTTTGATCGTCGGACTCTTCCTGGCATCTTCGGCGGTTGTCGATGTACCCAGCAAGATCACCGCGGCAATGGCTGGAGCCAACGTCCTGGTGTATGCCGGCATCGCGATCGTGGTAGCACTGGTCTTCGCGGCAGCGGGCTTCTTCATCGGCAAGACGCAAAAGTAA